ttcatactagGCCAATagttcattagtttattggatttaggctttaacatgtgcaatttacatattcaataataactttactAAATAAaccttaataataatatttttattgtaaataaaatatatttaatatttacaaactgcgagttttatgacatacaacccaacgacttatattgattatatccatggacacaacttGTCCTACAATGCAAGTACAATTATAAATATACAGTGGTTTGTcatgtagttaatgaatgaaggttaatttaattaaaaagtttaattaattaatattgtttCATTAGAGCTTATAATCtatccataaggtctccttgctagctcaacaTAGACCAACAAGGGTCAAAtatgttaaaagaaaaatttgtaatgttcaaatttatgagggaaaatattaattgtattggtaattaaatacatattttattataacgTTTATTTCGATGAAACTTCAAATCATAACTTTACATATGGagcattaatttatttgaatatgatccaaacaattaataatttatttggatgagatttatataaataaataaattatttaattttaataagattCGAATTAAATAGATATTgggagaattaatttatttgaatatgatccaaacaattaataatttatttggatgagatttatataaataaataaattatttaattttaataagattCGAATTAAATAGATATTgggagaattaatttatttgaatatgattcaaataattagttaattaatttgaatgagatttaaattaaagagaatcTACTGaagataaatattaaatatgatttaaatatcctaaacaaaagagaaatatttttattagatactattgaatgtttaatttaaattatttgcaAAGAGGTTCTCCTAATAGGATTAGGAGTGACCCACTAAAGATCAATAAATAGGGCCCTAGGGAGCCTTCATAGAAATCACTTATATACTTTACTCTCTACAACATAATTTCTACACATTGTAAGATTTCACTCccaagaaaattctaaaaaaattcttcttctcTATCACTCTCATATTTCAAGAGCAATTCCCACAAATCGAATCCTTGCTAGAGCCATAACAAGGAAGATCTTGTGGAAAAGAAAGACTTCAAGGAGAAGACTAATTGTTCGAGGAGAAGATTTTGCTGCAATTGTAGATCAATAAATGTATGTCGTTTAACTTttcttgattatttttatttttaattctttcaagaAATCAAATAATGTGATCACACGCTTCTGTCGAGATTCAAATCCCTTCATAGGGAGCTCAGACGACCCATGGGAAACATCATAGCGATTAAGGTTGAAGCCATCCAAATTCATAATAGACATGTCATAAAGGAGGCATTAGGAACTTAAGTGGAAAGTGCATTTAAGCATCTGTACCAATATTGGTATAACCGACCTAACAAATTAACTCAATGGTTCCATAAATTTATGAAGGGTAATCATGAGTCTGAGTGATTATTACTTTAGTATTCTACATAAGCAACCAAAGCCATTGATCGAAGGTGCGccaaaaatatcttaatattttcTATTGTCGAGTTACTCACAAACTTGAGATTGACTTGAAGATCGATGTGTGCATGGCTTGATAACACACCGATGCTCAGTTTCTTTTTCGTAATACAAATTTATGGTTGATCCATTTTGTTGGTATCAATAAGTACGATTTCAAAATTAAGAATCTTTTTGTAACTATTAAAAgaacacaaaattaaatatatagacATCATctattatactttttttttttttttttaagttgaggTAATAACTTCTTCACGAAAGATGCAAAGCCATGCGGTTGGGTTTGGTTCATTTGAGTCGGTCTAGTTTATTTTTCCCTCAAAAGCGAGTGTCCCGATTCGCGCCACGGTAGTGATCCCTAAACCACATCACAGGTCACCATTGCAAGCACATACAACTCAGGATGCGATTACGATTGTTTCTTTGTGCGTCTCACCACTCGAATCGAAATAAAACTGAAAGTTACTCCGGTTGACGGAATGTGCCGCCGGCAGGCACTCTCTCTTGTTTCAGTTCTACAAAGACGAGGCAAGTCTAGCTCTTATCGCCTAGTATTATGTTATTCGAGTTGTGGAATTCGGCTGTTCACCTGTGGCAGTGACTCAGTTCGATCTGAATTTTATGGGGAGAGCGCATACGACATTTTGGGAGTTTCAGAAACTAGCTCCAGCGATGAAATCAAAGCTTCTTTTCGAAAATTGGCAAAGGAAACTCACCCGGACCTCGTTGAGTCGAAAAATGATTCCGCCGCTTCACAGCGTTTTGTTCAAATCCTTGCGGCGTATGAGGTGCTTATGTACAATACTCGTCCTCTCTAATTCTAGCTTTCCTTCACTTGATAAATTGCTGTCATGTAATTCCAAAACTAGTTCCTTTCTCAGTTTGGAACATGTGAAGCCAATTTAAGCAATTCAATTTATCTGCTTCATCTGTTAATTGAATGTAATTTACTTGTAGAATGTATTATAGCCATCTATGTTACATTTCAacctaaaatttatttttcgcGAAGACTGAGATGTAGGCAAAACTAGAATAGAAAATCATCTTAGTTTGGAAAGGTTCGCAATGACATTAGCAGTAGAAGGTGATAATTAACTTAGGTATTTGATAAAAAGGTTGTTAAGACTAAATATTGGATTTCGAAGAACAAATTTTCTCCAGAGTCACGCATGGGAACTGAGCTTCACTGTGGCATTTTCTCAAACGACATGACTTGTTCATGGAGCTTCATAGTTAGTTCACTAACACGTGCAATGGTCTTCCTGCCGCTACCCGGTTATGTTTGAGAACTTACGTTTTCATAACCTGTGTGCAAGTCACTGTAATAGGTGCATCTCTTCTAAAATGTAATACTGCTTCTATGCTTCACTACACGGATAGCAAGTGAAAAAACTGGTTAATAGTGATGTTTTagtctttttgttttctttgtgATATACAGGGTAATCTGACATCAAAGCATAATCGATGATGGATTGCAGATCCTTTCTGATTCTAAGAAGAGGGCACACTATGACAGTTTTCTTATAGCTCGGAGAAGGATAATTAAAAAACATGGTAGCTATGGTTCAATATCATCATACGCATATAAATCAGATCAGATAACCTTCAAGCAGATGGAAGTTGTTGAATGGTTGAAGTCCTAtagaatttttataaatgagatATTATCAGAAAGGAAAGTTGTTGTTGGTACAGATTATTTTGATGTTCTTGAGAAGGATTTCTACTCAGCCATGCATATTGCTTTCTATGGTCCAACCATTGAATCTATGGAACTTCTTCCTGATTGTTTTGAAGCTGAGGAGAGGTCAACTCATGAAACTTCAGAGATATTGCACTTGGTTTCAGGGCGTGATCTTTTTGGGATAGTCTGTTTTGCTGAGGAGGTGCCTAAAGTGGCTTCTGCCACCAATGGAAAATCTATTGCTTCAACCTCTAGGTATCTAGACATTACTCAAACCATTGAACATGCTGGCAGCTGTGTGAAATTGACACGAGGGGAAAAATTTGAGCTTCCTCAGGCCTCAATGCTTTATGAATCAGATGCATACAAAGATTTAGAGTTGCATATTTGTGGAAAAGTAATTGCTAAGGCTTCTAGACTTCCTCCAAAGTTTCACGGTGAGAGCATGGAGGATAAAAACAATCAAGATCAAATACATGTTTTTCTAAGTTCCAATGATGATCCCATGCATTCCAGT
The nucleotide sequence above comes from Benincasa hispida cultivar B227 chromosome 3, ASM972705v1, whole genome shotgun sequence. Encoded proteins:
- the LOC120072979 gene encoding uncharacterized protein LOC120072979 isoform X1, translated to MCRRQALSLVSVLQRRGKSSSYRLVLCYSSCGIRLFTCGSDSVRSEFYGESAYDILGVSETSSSDEIKASFRKLAKETHPDLVESKNDSAASQRFVQILAAYEILSDSKKRAHYDSFLIARRRIIKKHGSYGSISSYAYKSDQITFKQMEVVEWLKSYRIFINEILSERKVVVGTDYFDVLEKDFYSAMHIAFYGPTIESMELLPDCFEAEERSTHETSEILHLVSGRDLFGIVCFAEEVPKVASATNGKSIASTSRYLDITQTIEHAGSCVKLTRGEKFELPQASMLYESDAYKDLELHICGKVIAKASRLPPKFHGESMEDKNNQDQIHVFLSSNDDPMHSSDGYSINFSTEDVADAKIPVGTIVGLGTSEEEGSCSVYNNHGTKTHVIMKHRTLMVKHMHWYSTGEKVSVCECRCSRARLPPSKFWLFEPRCGLHDIGGWYVETFGKNKKGRTVPSQRFWDGFDSRDQFQERLHPAMYLIALAYRTLDIQDARMRKQTIRDTIKGQLFRILNWSKKLI
- the LOC120072979 gene encoding uncharacterized protein LOC120072979 isoform X3; this translates as MCRRQALSLVSVLQRRGKSSSYRLVLCYSSCGIRLFTCGSDSVRSEFYGESAYDILGVSETSSSDEIKASFRKLAKETHPDLVESKNDSAASQRFVQILAAYEILSDSKKRAHYDSFLIARRRIIKKHGSYGSISSYAYKSDQITFKQMEVVEWLKSYRIFINEILSERKVVVGTDYFDVLEKDFYSAMHIAFYGPTIESMELLPDCFEAEERSTHETSEILHLVSGRDLFGIVCFAEEVPKVASATNGKSIASTSRYLDITQTIEHAGSCVKLTRGEKFELPQASMLYESDAYKDLELHICGKVIAKASRLPPKFHGESMEDKNNQDQIHVFLSSNDDPMHSSDGYSINFSTEDVADAKIPVGTIVGLGTSEEEGSCSVYNNHGTKTHVIMKHRTLMDLKSGTARHNRGLYFLSDDTSS
- the LOC120072979 gene encoding uncharacterized protein LOC120072979 isoform X2; this translates as MCRRQALSLVSVLQRRGKSSSYRLVLCYSSCGIRLFTCGSDSVRSEFYGESAYDILGVSETSSSDEIKASFRKLAKETHPDLVESKNDSAASQRFVQILAAYEILSDSKKRAHYDSFLIARRRIIKKHGSYGSISSYAYKSDQITFKQMEVVEWLKSYRIFINEILSERKVVVGTDYFDVLEKDFYSAMHIAFYGPTIESMELLPDCFEAEERSTHETSEILHLVSGRDLFGIVCFAEEVPKVASATNGKSIASTSRYLDITQTIEHAGSCVKLTRGEKFELPQASMLYESDAYKDLELHICGKVIAKASRLPPKFHGESMEDKNNQDQIHVFLSSNDDPMHSSDGYSINFSTEDVADAKIPVGTIVGLGTSEEEGSCSVYNNHGTKTHVIMKHRTLMVKHMHWYSTGEKVSVCECRCSRARLPPSKRLHPAMYLIALAYRTLDIQDARMRKQTIRDTIKGQLFRILNWSKKLI